In Ancylothrix sp. D3o, the following proteins share a genomic window:
- a CDS encoding FHA domain-containing protein: MITLILLHPFQAVPVQSWSFQENDSTIKIGRATDNQVVLYSAVVSRYHVELRRRGSKWEIVNLGTNGTYIDGKSISNITVTNGTIIHLARSGPKIQIRFGNQALEELTAISAEETIAQQVMPDLPVKHQAFEDETMVPVGDDMKLQPQTQIPH, encoded by the coding sequence GTGATTACACTGATATTGCTGCATCCATTTCAGGCTGTCCCGGTTCAAAGCTGGTCTTTTCAAGAAAACGATTCAACGATTAAGATTGGGCGAGCAACTGATAATCAGGTAGTGCTATACAGCGCTGTAGTGTCCCGCTACCACGTTGAACTGCGCCGGCGCGGTTCAAAATGGGAAATCGTCAATTTAGGCACAAATGGAACATATATAGACGGTAAATCTATTTCTAATATCACGGTTACAAACGGAACGATTATTCATTTGGCACGTTCTGGGCCAAAAATTCAAATTCGCTTTGGCAATCAAGCTCTCGAAGAACTGACAGCGATCTCGGCAGAGGAAACGATTGCTCAGCAAGTGATGCCAGATTTGCCGGTCAAGCACCAAGCCTTCGAGGACGAGACGATGGTTCCTGTGGGGGATGATATGAAGTTGCAACCTCAAACTCAAATCCCTCATTAG
- a CDS encoding FHA domain-containing protein: MIVCPNCNHQNPNGAIQCEACLTPLPAMSNCPNCGTSVQTDATFCGQCGFDLRAEAKAGGEANSSASSQPLPPTMISGPAVAPTVAVPPLNVPEPLVEPAPVVGVEVPAAETTQATAPPHTPAPAAEEEAFIPPPAPAPAPAPAPAVNTSKTQLQNQVNAKLLHVQTNTLMELPPSLTVVHIGKPNERIPPDIDVSGFPNSEIVSRVHADVRVEGDGYYIEDVGSANGTYVNNFPLPAGNRHRLRPGDRIALGKGDLVTFLFQMS; this comes from the coding sequence ATGATAGTCTGCCCAAATTGCAACCACCAAAACCCGAATGGAGCGATCCAGTGCGAAGCTTGCTTAACCCCATTACCTGCTATGAGTAATTGTCCAAATTGCGGTACCTCTGTTCAAACTGATGCGACTTTTTGCGGACAATGTGGCTTTGATCTGCGAGCAGAGGCTAAAGCTGGCGGGGAAGCAAACAGTAGCGCATCCAGCCAACCCCTGCCTCCTACGATGATATCTGGCCCTGCGGTGGCCCCAACTGTAGCGGTGCCACCGTTAAATGTGCCTGAGCCTTTGGTAGAACCGGCCCCTGTAGTTGGAGTGGAGGTGCCAGCAGCAGAAACGACACAGGCAACGGCCCCCCCCCATACCCCTGCACCAGCGGCGGAAGAGGAGGCATTTATACCCCCACCGGCACCAGCACCGGCACCGGCACCCGCACCAGCAGTAAACACCTCCAAAACGCAATTACAAAATCAGGTAAACGCGAAACTGCTGCACGTCCAAACCAATACCTTAATGGAACTACCGCCATCCTTAACGGTGGTTCATATTGGCAAACCCAATGAGCGAATTCCACCAGATATTGATGTCTCAGGATTTCCTAATTCAGAAATTGTCTCTCGCGTTCATGCGGATGTGCGAGTCGAAGGGGACGGTTATTATATTGAAGATGTCGGCAGTGCAAATGGCACTTATGTAAATAACTTCCCCTTGCCCGCCGGCAACCGCCACCGCTTACGCCCAGGAGATCGCATCGCTTTGGGCAAAGGTGATTTGGTAACATTTTTGTTCCAAATGTCTTGA
- the pgl gene encoding 6-phosphogluconolactonase: MEKKVEILPNLEALIERGLEIVLQKIQTSIEKHNRFTIALAGGSTPKPLYEAISQQNLPWEKIHVFWGDERYVAPDHPDSNQRMARLAWLNKVPIPAENIHPMPTNSGDPAIDAAKHEAELQEFFKVPVAEVPKFDLILLGIGDDAHTASLFPHTPALSVRDRLVTVGSKDGQPRITFSVPLINQADCVMFLVAGAGKISALEQIFAEKADSQTYPARLIQPSGELWWLLDESAGEKLKSEY, from the coding sequence ATGGAAAAAAAAGTAGAAATATTACCAAACCTAGAAGCACTAATCGAGAGAGGCTTAGAAATCGTTCTCCAGAAAATCCAAACCAGCATAGAAAAACACAACCGCTTTACGATAGCCCTAGCCGGTGGTAGCACACCAAAACCGCTTTACGAAGCGATCAGCCAACAAAACCTACCCTGGGAAAAAATTCATGTATTTTGGGGAGATGAGCGTTATGTGGCCCCAGACCATCCCGACAGTAACCAACGCATGGCAAGATTAGCATGGCTAAATAAAGTCCCTATTCCCGCCGAGAATATCCACCCGATGCCCACAAATAGCGGTGATCCAGCCATTGATGCAGCCAAACACGAAGCCGAGTTGCAAGAGTTTTTTAAAGTGCCGGTCGCCGAGGTGCCAAAATTTGATTTAATTTTGTTGGGAATCGGCGATGATGCCCACACAGCCAGTTTGTTTCCCCACACACCGGCCTTAAGCGTGCGAGATAGGCTTGTCACCGTCGGCTCAAAAGACGGCCAACCAAGGATTACCTTTAGCGTACCGCTAATTAATCAAGCCGATTGCGTTATGTTTTTAGTAGCCGGTGCCGGCAAAATATCAGCCTTAGAGCAGATATTTGCAGAAAAAGCCGATAGCCAAACATATCCAGCCCGACTGATCCAGCCATCCGGGGAACTTTGGTGGCTTTTGGATGAATCAGCAGGGGAAAAATTGAAATCCGAATATTAA
- a CDS encoding type ISP restriction/modification enzyme: MATLNLKPTHKPVELYYQTLNNFIKLGAKNEGAVKVAFADLLSACCQQFKWTLVQENSLKLTEKKRIQVDGLLVREDTLKHGIWEAKDTDDDLPKEVQKKFAKGYPKDNIIFQSPKRVIIWQGGKQVYDGDITKREVLVESLKLFFEYRPPQIENWEKAAAEFGDRVRSLGKKLVELIKDQRKTNKKFIDAFDGFSNLCRHSINPNISDAAVEEMLIQHLLTERIFRQIFNNPDFTNRNIIAVEIEKVINALTSKSFSRAHFLQDVDYFYRALEEAAATIKDYSDKQHFLNTVYEKFFQGFAIKVADTHGIVYTPQPIVDFMVKSVDEILQKEFNQSLSDKGVHILDPFVGTGNFLMRVMREIRKTALSYKYEHELHCNEVMLLPYYIASMNIEHEYLTATGQYQPFEGICLVDTFSDQESLQLDFFTPENTKRVQRQQSSPIFVVIGNPPYNTAQVNENDNNKNQKYKQKGGVDQRVAETYSKDSKATLRNKLSDPYVKAFRWAADRIKEEGIVALVTNNSFIDNIAFDGMRQHLAQDFDAIYVLDLGGNVRTNPKLSGTTHNVFGIQVGVSINLLIKKKEGKKSQCQIYYAAVGEFWRKEEKYAYLEKSQHWGEVDWQEIKPDKKNTWLTAGLQADFETFIPMGTKETKAAKGEARDAIFKLFSNGVNTSRDIWAYNFNDDELAANIQRMIATYNEQVRKWQDRHDKSVNVDDFVTYDDTKISWSRDLKKYLKRGVIVEYNQNYIRKSLYRPFTASYLYFAAYLNDVRGKFPYIFPTPETEKENRVICVVNEAQIPFSSQITNYIPCLHYGGRQTQCFPFYTYDEDGTNRQENITDWALDAFRQEYQNPAISKWDIFYYTYALLHHPTYREKYADNLKRELPRIPYVSNFDGFANAGKRLAEIHINYEQQPEYRLNFIENNEVPLNWRVEKMKLSKDKTQLIYNDFLTLAGIPPKTFEYRLGNRSALDWIIDRYQVTIDKRSGIENDPNRLDNEQYIVRLIGQVITVSLETVDIVNNLPPLE, translated from the coding sequence ATGGCTACTCTCAACCTGAAACCCACCCACAAGCCGGTAGAGTTATATTACCAAACATTAAACAACTTTATTAAGTTGGGGGCAAAGAATGAAGGGGCGGTAAAAGTAGCTTTTGCGGATTTATTAAGCGCTTGTTGTCAGCAATTTAAGTGGACATTGGTACAAGAAAATAGCCTTAAGTTAACGGAAAAAAAACGGATTCAAGTTGATGGGTTATTAGTTCGGGAAGATACCCTCAAACATGGCATCTGGGAAGCCAAAGATACGGATGATGATTTACCCAAGGAAGTACAAAAGAAATTTGCCAAAGGCTATCCCAAAGATAACATTATTTTTCAGTCTCCTAAACGAGTAATTATTTGGCAAGGCGGAAAGCAAGTTTATGATGGGGATATCACTAAACGGGAGGTTTTGGTAGAAAGTCTCAAGCTATTTTTTGAATATCGCCCACCCCAGATCGAAAATTGGGAGAAAGCAGCCGCAGAATTTGGAGACAGAGTTCGCAGTTTAGGAAAAAAGCTGGTTGAGTTAATTAAGGATCAACGGAAAACCAATAAAAAATTTATTGATGCTTTTGATGGCTTTAGTAATCTTTGCCGTCATTCGATTAATCCTAATATTTCTGACGCCGCCGTAGAAGAGATGCTGATTCAGCATTTACTCACGGAACGGATTTTTCGCCAGATTTTTAATAACCCTGATTTTACTAACCGCAATATTATCGCGGTGGAAATTGAGAAGGTAATTAATGCTTTAACTTCTAAGTCGTTTAGCCGTGCTCATTTTTTACAAGATGTAGATTATTTTTATCGGGCATTAGAAGAAGCCGCCGCGACAATTAAAGATTATAGCGATAAACAGCATTTTTTAAACACGGTTTATGAGAAGTTTTTCCAAGGGTTTGCAATTAAGGTGGCGGATACTCACGGGATTGTTTATACTCCGCAGCCAATTGTAGATTTTATGGTGAAAAGTGTTGATGAGATTCTGCAAAAAGAGTTTAATCAATCTTTGAGTGATAAAGGGGTGCATATTCTCGATCCGTTTGTGGGTACGGGTAATTTTCTGATGCGGGTGATGCGAGAAATTAGAAAAACTGCTTTATCTTATAAATATGAGCATGAGTTGCACTGCAATGAGGTGATGTTGTTACCTTATTATATTGCTTCGATGAATATTGAGCATGAATATTTGACGGCAACGGGGCAATATCAGCCTTTTGAAGGCATTTGTTTGGTAGATACTTTCTCGGATCAAGAATCGTTGCAACTGGATTTCTTTACTCCCGAAAATACCAAACGGGTGCAACGGCAGCAAAGTTCACCGATTTTTGTGGTTATTGGCAATCCTCCTTATAATACAGCGCAGGTTAATGAGAATGATAATAATAAAAACCAGAAATATAAGCAAAAGGGAGGGGTTGATCAGCGGGTAGCAGAAACTTATTCTAAAGACTCGAAAGCGACTTTAAGAAATAAGCTTTCCGATCCTTATGTAAAAGCATTTCGCTGGGCTGCGGATAGAATTAAAGAAGAGGGAATTGTTGCGTTGGTAACTAATAACAGCTTTATTGATAATATTGCCTTTGATGGGATGCGGCAGCATTTAGCCCAAGATTTTGATGCGATTTATGTTTTAGATTTGGGTGGCAATGTGCGAACTAATCCCAAGTTATCGGGAACGACTCATAATGTTTTTGGGATTCAAGTAGGGGTGAGTATTAACCTGTTGATTAAAAAGAAGGAAGGTAAAAAATCTCAATGTCAAATTTACTATGCAGCAGTGGGTGAGTTTTGGCGGAAAGAGGAAAAATACGCTTATTTAGAAAAATCTCAGCATTGGGGTGAGGTTGACTGGCAAGAAATTAAACCAGACAAAAAAAATACCTGGTTAACGGCAGGGTTGCAGGCTGATTTTGAAACTTTTATACCTATGGGAACCAAGGAAACCAAAGCCGCAAAGGGAGAAGCAAGGGATGCTATTTTTAAGTTATTTAGCAATGGGGTGAATACCAGTCGAGATATTTGGGCTTATAATTTTAATGACGATGAATTAGCAGCCAATATTCAACGGATGATCGCCACTTATAATGAACAAGTCAGAAAATGGCAGGATCGTCACGATAAATCCGTTAACGTCGATGATTTTGTCACCTATGATGATACTAAAATTAGCTGGTCTCGCGATTTAAAAAAATATTTAAAGCGAGGGGTTATCGTAGAATATAACCAAAATTACATCCGAAAATCTCTCTATCGTCCTTTTACCGCTTCTTATTTATATTTTGCTGCTTACTTAAATGATGTACGCGGTAAATTTCCCTACATATTCCCCACGCCAGAAACTGAGAAAGAGAATCGGGTAATTTGTGTAGTGAATGAAGCGCAAATACCATTTTCATCACAAATCACAAACTATATTCCTTGTCTTCATTATGGTGGACGACAAACTCAATGTTTCCCCTTCTACACCTACGATGAAGATGGAACTAACCGCCAAGAAAATATCACTGATTGGGCTTTAGATGCTTTTCGCCAAGAATACCAAAACCCCGCTATCAGTAAATGGGATATCTTCTATTATACCTATGCCCTTTTACACCATCCCACCTATCGGGAAAAATACGCCGATAACCTGAAACGAGAATTACCTCGCATTCCCTACGTCTCAAACTTTGATGGTTTCGCCAATGCGGGAAAACGCCTGGCGGAAATTCATATCAACTACGAACAACAACCGGAATATCGCCTCAATTTTATCGAAAATAATGAGGTTCCCTTAAATTGGCGAGTGGAAAAAATGAAACTCAGTAAAGATAAAACCCAATTAATTTATAACGACTTTCTCACCTTAGCCGGTATTCCCCCCAAAACCTTTGAATATCGCCTGGGAAACCGTTCCGCCTTAGATTGGATTATTGATCGCTATCAAGTAACCATTGATAAAAGGAGTGGGATTGAAAATGACCCCAACCGCTTAGATAATGAACAATATATTGTCCGGTTAATTGGTCAAGTAATTACCGTTAGTTTAGAGACAGTAGATATTGTTAATAATTTACCCCCCTTAGAGTAG
- a CDS encoding TIGR04282 family arsenosugar biosynthesis glycosyltransferase, translating into MADKFNKIPEKLIIFTRYPEPGKTKTRLIPALGVEGAAKLHRHLIQHTLNQVENLIKNRAVEVEVKYAGGSQELMQKLIPPPINCTPQSQGDLGEKMKNALAENFAQQKQRLLIIGTDCPGLDNHRLKQAFDRLYNYDLVLGPALDGGYYLIGMRRMIPELFAKIDWGTEIVMQQTLAIAQHLNLTYSLLDTLADIDRPEDLTLFNIEAKLSPNFP; encoded by the coding sequence ATGGCAGACAAATTTAACAAAATCCCAGAAAAGCTAATAATATTTACCCGTTATCCAGAACCAGGAAAAACAAAAACACGATTAATACCGGCCCTAGGCGTTGAGGGTGCAGCCAAACTACACCGGCACCTAATTCAACATACCCTTAATCAAGTGGAAAACCTCATAAAAAATAGAGCGGTAGAAGTAGAAGTAAAATATGCCGGTGGAAGCCAAGAATTAATGCAGAAACTTATACCCCCGCCAATTAATTGCACTCCTCAAAGTCAAGGCGATCTGGGAGAAAAAATGAAAAACGCCTTAGCCGAAAATTTCGCCCAACAAAAGCAGCGCCTCCTAATTATAGGCACAGATTGTCCGGGGTTAGATAACCACCGGCTCAAACAAGCATTTGACCGGCTTTACAATTATGATTTAGTCTTAGGGCCGGCCCTCGATGGCGGATACTATTTAATAGGAATGCGGCGAATGATACCCGAATTATTTGCAAAAATTGATTGGGGTACAGAAATCGTTATGCAGCAAACCCTAGCAATTGCTCAACATCTCAATTTAACCTACAGTTTATTAGATACTTTAGCCGATATTGACCGGCCAGAAGACTTAACCCTATTCAATATTGAGGCAAAATTATCGCCAAACTTCCCCTAA
- a CDS encoding TIGR04283 family arsenosugar biosynthesis glycosyltransferase yields the protein MHSSKAKISIIIPVLNEAGIIAKTINSTQTGQNIEIIVSDGGSADSTAEIAKKAGAKVINSPKGRALQMNAGVSIATGEILLFLHADTVLSPGYDSMIRQALQQTQTVAGAFELQIDGLHPGLRMVETAVNWRSRWLQMPYGDQAIFMPTQLFKQLGGFPEMPIMEDFAMIQKLQRQGKINIVKLPVLTSDRRWHKNGILKTTAINQLVILGYFLGVPPASLADWYRHL from the coding sequence ATGCACTCAAGCAAAGCAAAAATTTCCATAATCATCCCCGTCCTCAACGAAGCCGGTATAATTGCCAAAACCATCAACAGTACCCAAACCGGCCAAAATATAGAAATAATCGTTTCTGATGGTGGTTCCGCTGATAGTACCGCAGAAATCGCCAAAAAAGCCGGCGCAAAAGTGATAAATTCACCAAAAGGACGCGCTTTACAAATGAATGCCGGTGTATCAATAGCCACAGGCGAAATTTTGCTATTTTTACACGCCGATACTGTTTTGAGTCCGGGGTATGACAGCATGATAAGACAGGCATTACAGCAAACCCAAACAGTAGCCGGTGCCTTTGAATTGCAAATTGATGGCTTACACCCCGGACTGCGGATGGTAGAAACTGCTGTAAATTGGAGATCGCGGTGGTTGCAAATGCCCTATGGCGATCAGGCAATTTTTATGCCAACACAGCTATTTAAGCAACTTGGCGGTTTTCCAGAAATGCCAATAATGGAAGATTTTGCGATGATCCAAAAACTGCAACGCCAAGGAAAGATTAACATTGTAAAATTGCCGGTGCTAACATCGGATCGCCGGTGGCACAAAAACGGCATCCTGAAAACTACCGCCATCAACCAACTGGTGATCCTCGGTTATTTTTTGGGAGTCCCGCCGGCTTCGCTTGCTGACTGGTATCGTCACTTATAG
- a CDS encoding HpsJ family protein — MIDLRQPTAIAARTLTIVGIILIISSLIDYVMLLYPANPTQSQWRLAVITQLVDRGILPMVGLAFLFAGYGFEAAGGNAASPRKALTDIKFWGLVLASLLGLLFLLLFPLHLNNIRLDRTEKVNAITQQATVAEARVTSQVNNPEIAKEIEKQRDLAKNQLAELSKDPEKLEQAINSPQIPEPIKQVLQQSKTNPQVLQDFLNNQLNPQTLADRELQRIRSERQNAEEQTNQAALKSGIQTGSSALLLALGYSLIGWTGLKNLGYVKLGRRKQAR, encoded by the coding sequence ATGATCGATCTCCGTCAACCCACCGCCATCGCCGCTCGCACTCTCACCATTGTCGGGATAATTTTAATTATCTCATCCCTGATAGACTATGTAATGCTGCTCTATCCTGCCAACCCAACGCAATCGCAATGGCGACTGGCAGTAATTACCCAACTCGTAGATCGCGGTATCCTGCCTATGGTGGGTTTAGCTTTTCTTTTTGCCGGTTATGGTTTTGAAGCCGCTGGGGGAAATGCAGCCTCACCCCGCAAAGCTTTAACGGATATCAAATTTTGGGGGCTTGTGCTTGCCAGCTTGCTAGGGTTGCTTTTTTTGCTGTTGTTTCCGCTTCACTTAAATAATATCCGTTTGGATAGAACCGAAAAAGTCAACGCCATTACCCAACAAGCCACCGTAGCAGAAGCCAGAGTCACAAGCCAAGTCAACAACCCAGAAATTGCCAAAGAAATTGAAAAACAACGCGATTTAGCCAAAAACCAACTAGCCGAACTCAGCAAAGACCCGGAAAAGTTAGAGCAAGCAATTAATAGCCCCCAAATACCTGAGCCAATTAAGCAAGTTTTACAGCAGTCTAAAACAAATCCTCAAGTGCTGCAAGATTTCCTTAATAACCAACTTAATCCTCAAACGCTGGCAGATCGGGAGTTGCAACGCATTCGCAGCGAACGCCAAAACGCGGAAGAACAAACAAACCAGGCGGCTTTAAAATCAGGTATTCAAACCGGCTCCTCTGCTTTACTTTTGGCATTGGGTTATAGTCTGATTGGCTGGACTGGGTTAAAAAATTTGGGTTACGTTAAACTTGGCCGGCGTAAACAAGCCCGCTAG
- a CDS encoding glycosyltransferase family 2 protein, protein MFSIYILTYNEEIDIAACIESALLSDDIIVVDSLSTDRTVDIAQGYPVRVVQHAFETHGKQRTWMLQSIDTKYEWVYILEADERMTPELFAECLQAMQNEEISGYYVAEQVIFMNTWIRHSTQYPRYQMRLFRKNQVWFTDYGHTEREVCEGKTGFLKETYPHYTNSKGLSRWIDKHNRYSSDEAAETLRQLEKGTVSWRELVFGRSEVERRRALKDLSLRVPFRPLLRFIYMYFFLLGILDGRAGFAWCTLQAFYEYLILLKVWELKNDKNQA, encoded by the coding sequence ATGTTTTCTATTTATATTCTCACTTACAACGAAGAAATTGATATTGCCGCGTGTATAGAATCGGCTTTGCTGTCGGATGATATTATTGTTGTTGATTCCCTCAGCACTGACCGCACGGTTGACATTGCCCAAGGCTATCCGGTGCGCGTTGTTCAGCACGCTTTTGAAACGCACGGAAAACAACGCACTTGGATGCTGCAATCCATTGATACAAAGTATGAGTGGGTGTATATATTAGAAGCCGACGAACGAATGACTCCTGAGTTGTTTGCAGAATGCTTGCAAGCTATGCAAAATGAGGAAATCAGCGGCTACTATGTGGCAGAACAAGTTATTTTTATGAATACATGGATACGCCACAGCACTCAATATCCTCGGTATCAAATGCGATTATTTCGCAAAAATCAAGTTTGGTTTACGGATTATGGCCACACAGAAAGAGAGGTATGTGAGGGAAAAACCGGCTTTTTAAAGGAAACTTACCCGCATTATACAAACAGTAAAGGATTGAGCCGGTGGATAGACAAACATAACCGCTATTCTAGTGATGAGGCCGCTGAGACTCTGCGCCAACTGGAAAAAGGCACCGTTAGCTGGCGGGAGTTAGTTTTTGGCCGGTCGGAAGTGGAACGCCGGCGAGCACTGAAGGATTTATCGTTGCGCGTTCCGTTTCGGCCTTTGTTGCGGTTTATTTATATGTATTTTTTTCTGTTGGGAATTTTAGATGGTAGGGCCGGTTTTGCTTGGTGTACCTTGCAGGCTTTTTATGAATATTTGATTTTGTTGAAAGTTTGGGAATTGAAAAACGACAAAAACCAAGCTTAA
- a CDS encoding DUF502 domain-containing protein: protein MTNRFMQDLKNDLIAGLLVVIPLATTIWLTYTVSTWVIGFLTKIPKQINPFDGLHPILVNVLNLAVGLAVPLSCILLIGLMARNFVGRWLLDVGERVLQAIPFAGSVYKTLKQLLETLLKDSNDKFRRVVLVEYPRKGVWSVGFVTGTVTADIQSHHINPMIGVFIPTTPNPTTGWYAVMAEDEVVNLSMSIEDAFKIIISGGIVSPTTIPLSLANTAERQLEPLMIEGHRSSRPAADTSATSASAVD, encoded by the coding sequence GTGACCAACCGCTTCATGCAGGACTTAAAAAATGACCTGATTGCCGGTCTGTTGGTGGTAATTCCTCTAGCTACCACGATCTGGCTGACTTACACAGTCTCGACTTGGGTAATTGGATTTCTTACAAAAATTCCCAAACAAATCAATCCCTTTGATGGACTACACCCCATCCTCGTCAATGTACTTAACTTAGCCGTAGGGTTGGCCGTACCCCTAAGCTGTATCTTACTGATTGGCCTCATGGCCCGCAACTTCGTGGGCCGGTGGCTTCTTGATGTTGGCGAACGGGTACTACAAGCCATTCCCTTTGCCGGTTCGGTGTATAAAACCCTTAAACAACTGCTCGAAACTCTCCTCAAAGACTCCAACGATAAATTCCGCCGAGTCGTTTTGGTAGAGTACCCCCGAAAAGGTGTTTGGTCTGTTGGGTTCGTCACCGGCACAGTCACCGCCGATATTCAATCCCACCATATCAATCCCATGATTGGCGTCTTTATCCCCACCACCCCTAACCCCACCACCGGCTGGTATGCAGTTATGGCAGAAGATGAAGTGGTCAACTTATCGATGTCCATAGAAGATGCCTTTAAAATTATCATCTCTGGTGGCATCGTCAGTCCCACTACGATCCCCCTCTCCCTCGCTAACACCGCAGAACGCCAACTCGAACCCTTAATGATAGAAGGACATCGCAGCAGCAGACCGGCAGCCGATACTTCCGCAACAAGCGCCAGCGCCGTAGATTAA
- the nusB gene encoding transcription antitermination factor NusB — protein sequence MLPQQIARELALLSHSQVSSNSEKISSYQLQDLVLAAIRTLTAEINDTLETAAAELKRANDRLLTSDTRSADVDSAKVMLKEGIELTQTSINRVGMSLQLPEFIQLSNQKTVREYTLLILSKLKEHREEIDELISSSLVNWQLNRLPKIDSDILRIAVAEIQYLGQPHQVAINEAVELAKRYSGEDGYRFINGVLRRVSDQLKGVVRGA from the coding sequence ATGCTACCCCAACAAATTGCCAGAGAACTTGCTTTGCTCAGCCATAGTCAAGTTTCCTCTAACTCGGAAAAAATCTCTAGCTATCAACTCCAAGACCTCGTGCTGGCAGCAATTCGCACCCTCACTGCCGAAATTAACGATACCCTGGAAACCGCCGCTGCTGAACTAAAGCGAGCCAACGACCGCTTGCTCACCAGCGACACCCGTAGCGCCGATGTAGACAGCGCTAAAGTTATGCTCAAGGAAGGTATCGAACTTACCCAAACCTCGATCAATCGCGTGGGAATGTCTTTACAGCTTCCTGAATTTATCCAATTGTCTAATCAAAAAACAGTCCGAGAATACACTTTGTTGATTCTCAGCAAATTGAAAGAACACCGCGAAGAAATTGATGAACTTATTAGCAGTTCTTTGGTAAACTGGCAGTTAAACCGGCTTCCCAAAATTGATAGCGATATTTTGCGGATTGCTGTGGCAGAAATTCAGTATCTCGGTCAGCCGCATCAAGTGGCAATTAATGAAGCGGTAGAACTGGCCAAACGCTATAGCGGTGAAGACGGATACCGTTTTATAAATGGCGTTTTGCGCCGCGTCAGCGACCAACTAAAAGGCGTCGTCAGGGGTGCTTAA